One window from the genome of Hoplias malabaricus isolate fHopMal1 chromosome 18, fHopMal1.hap1, whole genome shotgun sequence encodes:
- the serpinh1a gene encoding serpin H1a yields the protein MWVKSLVALCLLASVRADKTVSSHTNVLVDSSTNLAFDLYHNMAKDKNLENILISPVVVASSLGLVALGGKSNTATQVKTVLSGNKVKDEHLHSSLAKLLTEVSNSTARNVTWKINNRFYGPSSVNFVDDFVKNSKKHYKYEHSKINFRDKRSAINAINEWASKSTNGKLPEITKDVEKTDGAMIINAMFYKPHWDEAFHHKMVDNRGFLVHRSYTVSVAMMHRTGIYGFYEDTANNLFVMEMPLAHKLSSIVFIMTYHVESLERVEKLLTRKQVETWLSKLEQKAVAVSLPKISVEVSHNLQKHLGELGLTEAVDKAKADLSNISGKKDLYLSNVFHASALEWDTEGNPPDTSIYGTDKLKNPKLFYVDHPFIFLVKDNKTNSILYIGRLVRPKGEKMRDEL from the exons ATGTGGGTCAAAAGTCTGGTGGCTCTGTGCCTGCTGGCCAGCGTTAGAGCAGATAAAACCGTCAGCAGCCATACCAACGTCCTGGTGGACAGCAGCACCAACCTGGCCTTTGATCTCTACCACAACATGGCCAAAGACAAGAACTTGGAGAATATCTTAATCTCCCCAGTGGTGGTGGCTTCTTCCCTGGGCCTGGTCGCTCTTGGAGGAAAATCCAACACTGCCACGCAAGTGAAAACTGTGCTCAGTGGCAATAAAGTGAAGGATGAGCATCTCCATTCAAGCTTGGCCAAGCTCCTGACCGAGGTCAGCAACTCCACGGCCCGCAACGTCACCTGGAAGATCAACAACCGCTTTTATGGTCCCAGTTCTGTAAACTTTGTTGATGATTTTGTGAAGAACAGCAAGAAGCATTACAAATACGAGCACTCCAAGATCAACTTCAGGGACAAGCGCAGCGCCATCAATGCCATCAATGAGTGGGCGTCCAAGTCTACCAATGGCAAGCTGCCAGAAATCACCAAAGACGTGGAGAAGACAGATGGAGCCATGATCATCAATGCAATGTTTTACAAAC CCCACTGGGATGAGGCTTTTCACCATAAGATGGTCGACAACCGTGGTTTCCTCGTGCATCGCTCATACACAGTGTCAGTAGCCATGATGCATCGCacag GTATCTATGGATTTTACGAAGACACCGCCAACAACCTCTTTGTGATGGAGATGCCTCTAGCTCATAAGTTATCATCTATTGTGTTCATCATGACATACCACGTTGAGAGCCTGGAGAGAGTGGAGAAACTGCTGACTCGCAAGCAGGTGGAAACCTGGCTGAGCAAGCTGGAGCAGAAGGCTGTGGCAGTGTCTTTACCAAAGATCAGCGTAGAGGTCAGCCACAACCTGCAG AAACACCTCGGAGAGCTCGGCCTAACTGAGGCTGTGGACAAGGCCAAAGCTGACCTGTCAAACATCTCAGGAAAGAAGGACCTCTACCTGTCCAACGTCTTCCATGCCTCAGCCCTGGAGTGGGACACAGAGGGCAACCCTCCAGATACCAGCATCTATGGCACAGACAAGCTTAAGAACCCCAAACTCTTCTACGTTGACCATCCCTTCATCTTCCTGGTGAAGGACAATAAGACCAACTCTATTCTGTACATTGGCAGGCTGGTCCGGCCAAAGGGCGAGAAGATGAGGGATGAATTATAA